The Micropterus dolomieu isolate WLL.071019.BEF.003 ecotype Adirondacks linkage group LG23, ASM2129224v1, whole genome shotgun sequence DNA window AATGAATTGTCCAATTTTCTTGTCTGTATAAGGattgaaaacatacaaaaaaacatacaaacatatgAATAATAAAAGTTTTTTCTTTGGAGTTTAGGAGTTTAAACAAAAGTACGGGTCATTTAACACCCGGGATCAAAAACCAAATCTGGCCTTTAacttattttgcttttattgccACATTAAATACAAATTCAAGTGCGAAGatttaaaaactgtttaatcCGAAGATTTCATGTTTTCCTAAATAATATCAGTCACAAaacataaatgataaaataatacaaacatgATAATAACATTCAAATCCAAGTTAAGCACACAGGATGTCAAATAGATGCAAAAACAGTTCAACCCTGAGTCCAATCTAACTCATAACTAAAGAATGAATGCAGCTCtgatttcagtttcagttttaattGGTGTGTGATCAGTCATGAATCCCTGCAGAGGTACAGTACATGCGCTCTCACCATGTGTAATGAATAAGAGTGAAATATCAGTTTAAAGGGATCATCTCTGTGCATGATGAAAATAAGACTTATTTCCCGTGTCTCTTCTTCATCAGACACACGCTGTGTGCTAAATGGCCGACAGTACTGTAATCCACAGCCTATAATCCCAACTGATCAAAGGTTGAGATTACCACAGATGTGGGAGGGGCAGAGCTGCAGATAGGAGGACAGTGAGGTAGGGTGAGCTCAGACATGACAGTGGCGATGCAAGCTGGGCAGGGATTGGTGCACACAAATAGCCAGCCAATCACGGTGGAGGCAGGGGAAAATAACAAGACAAGGGGAGAGCTGGTGAAGGAGGGAAGAGCACTGTAAAGCGAGGGAGAAGGTGAAATCACAGCCGCACAGAGGAGAGACTAaacaaggaggagaggaaggatgaGTGGAGGAGAAAGCGCTGATCACTGAGGTCTccggggaggagagaggagaggaaggagatgaGCAGGGAGAGGGGGGTGAGCAGCCAGCACTGAGAACATCCATCAGCTCAGGCAGCCATGCTCTGAGCTTCAGAGCATCAGGCCTAGCTCAGCCCTGCGTCCCAGCCACAAACAACAGGGCAGGGATAAAAGCAGATTCTCCTCACATCAGCTGTGCACAAGAGCCATGAGGACAGCCAGGAAAGGCAGCGTGGAGATGCCTGCATTTATGCGGCAGCtggtgaaagagacagagaagcgGGTCAGCTCTTTCTTCAAGGCGGGCCGTGGAGGAGCAGCAGTGGGAGAGCCGCCAGTGGttggggagaaggaggaggccATCCCCAGCCCCTACCTGGACAGGCCAGTCCTGGACAAGTTAGCAGAGGAGGGCTGCGCCCGCTGGGGCCTCACCTATGCCCTGGGAAGTATGCAGGGCTGGAGGGCCAACATGGAGGATTTCCACAACTGTGTACCACAGCTGGGTGGAGACCTGGCCGACTGGAGCTTCTTTGCTGTATTCGATGGTCATGCAGGCAGCACGGTGGCACAGTACTGCTCCCAGCACCTTCTGGGTCACATCCTGGCCACAGGTGACAATATGTAACTGAAAATGCAACGAAATGATGATACAATATTTAATCAAACCTGTTGAGTGTTATCTTTTTCAGGGAATAGACTTTAGTGATTTATTGTAGTGATGCTCGTGGTGTTTATATGTGACATTCTGATCTTGAAACAGTTTTTACCAGGAGAAAAGGCTCTtcttacagagagagagagatgctttCCCCTGTTATTAAACATACATCATGGCGGATCATTTCTCATTGTATTGTGCAAATATCTGTCCTGTTCATGTAATGATGTATTTTTTATAGGATGCTGGATTCAGCACTGTATTCACATTGTATCTGATTATGCACACAGGTGGAATGGGACCAGAGGACGACCCTGAAAAGGTGAGAGGAGCCATCATCGAGGGCTTCCTGCAAACAGACAAGCACCTGCTCTCTGTGGCACGCCGAGAAGGCTGGGAGAGGGGTGGTACCACTGTGGTGGCCACTCTTATCTCACCATATTACATCTACTTTGCCAACTGTGGTGACTCCAGGGCCATGCTGTGCCGGTCTGGCCAGGTTTGCTTCTCCACTGAGGACCACAAACCTTACAGCCCTCTGGAGAAAGAGCGTATTGAGAGTGCAGGCGGCTCTGTGACAATCCAACGAATCAACGGTTCCCTGGCAGTGTCCCGTGCTCTGGGGGACTTCAGCTACAAGGGGGCAGAGAACCGGACGCCCACCCAGCAGATGGTGTCACCAGAGCCAGAGGTGTGTGTTGTGGAGCGCTCACCGGCAGATGAGTTCCTGGTGCTCGCCTGCGACGGGGTGTGGGACACCATCAGCAACGAGGAGCTGTGCGCCTTCATCCACAACCGGCTGCGTGTTTGCACTGACCTGAGGGATGTCTGCACTCAAGTCATTGACCTCTGTCTCTATAAGGTCAGAACCTGCTGCTTAAAACCAGTGTGCATGTTGTTTTAATCCCTCTTAACTACAAAGTGATCCAGCACCTTATGCATTTCTGCATGTTCAGCAGTTTAAATTGCAAAACGTTTTAACGGAttataaacacacaacacaatttCAGTGTAACAGTGTTACATAATTTTGAATGGGTTGTGGATTTAATGTAATAACATAATCCCTTACACTGTGGCTGTGTTGAGTTGATTTGGCTTAATCTGAAGGCTGCTGGTGTCATTCCACTTTTTAAAGAGCTCTGCTTTATGAAGGTTACTATTCTATTTAATTGTTACTTTCACTcaactaatttttttttgttgattgtcTTATATCAAACTTTTTTATCCAACAACTTTGATTAGATAGATGGATTAGAGAGGAACATCTTGTGTTTGATACATCAATAAAGTATCTTGCTGTTTAAATAGTGTGGAGTTCCACTGGGAAATGTTCTGGATCCTCTCATTTTTCTTGTGTATGAAAATAACTTCTtggtctttttatttctttctacatactgtatgcaaatatatgtatttgtaaatatgAGTTTGCTTGGTGAAGATTTATGTAACATTGTGGTTTCACGTTGCCATTTGGTTTCTATATGCACATGGTTGCAGGCACTGCTATGAAAGTTTAAAGTTGGTGTAATCTGTGCAAAGcaacactgaaatattttcaacttttaaGGTGATATGGCAAACGTGTTAGCAGTTGCTTATTTACTCATCCAACAGATAAGGAGCTCTCCtacaactcctgagaaaaatgtcTGGCTGTGTAGCTAGATGTTCCACTTTCTTCACTAGCTTGGTGCTGACTGTCTGTCAGCCATTTGGTGCTGGACAgcagtaaaacaaaacagtgagcCGGAAGAGGCTACAATGCTCAGTGTAGGTGAGGTtagtcaggtgataattctctgtgggtttatcACTATCACTATCTTTCACATAGCTCTCATgcgatccattgttaatataaaaatataaaataaaataatataaaataataatatagaaATTTGCTGTAATAGCACACATTTAGAGACTGACAAAGCAGCTGTGACCTCTGCTGAAGTTTGGTTCAGTCTCATTTAGACTGTGGCTGCATTTTATAATAGTCTGACAGACAGCCTTAAAAATAGACTGAAGAGGTGTCAGAACAGGTTAGATGGGATTTTTCTGGGTTTCTACGAGGACTCATTTCAGCCACTCTCACTCTGTGAGTGTCAGACGGTTGAAGGTCAATGTTCAAGAACACAGAATTGCTCATCATACCGTCCttatatgtaaaatgttttttcagacCAAAGAGGGTAAAATAATTATTCCACTACACTTCCAGCTCCACTCATAGATAGCTGCTACATTTAAGGGTGTTTAGTGAAGGATATTAGAATGAGGGAATTAGCTTGTCCAGAACAATTCATTGTGTGATGTTGTAGacataatttaatttcttcATTAACAAGCGAAACACATCCCCTCATCACACCCATCCCCTATTTAAAACCAGGGTTCACAGAACCTCAAGGcaattaataaaacacattaggATTATTGTCTAACTTGTCTTTTCTTTAGAGTCAAAGAAACACATGTTTGGCCATTATGTCTATCAGTTTCACTCTGTTATGTAACAGAGCTTCAGCTCGAATCTGCACAGTGACCTCAAAATGTCACAGCTTCTTCCACAGTTCATTAACATTTTCCTGCTCCACTGCGTCTGTGTGACACCGGTGCCCAAACATTGAGTTGAAAATGGTCTATTTATAAAACTGTTCACCCAGTATTTCCCGTTTGTTATGTTGACATTTGTGAGGTCAGCCATCATTATTCACCTCTGCTTACGCCACTTCGCTCCACAGGGCAGCTTGGACAACATCAGCATCATCCTGTTGTGCTTCCCTGGAGCCCCCCAGCTGTCAGCAGAGGCATTACATCAAGAGGCCGAGTTGGAGGACCTGCTGGAATCCAAAgtagcaggtgtgtgtgtgtgtgtacagtgaatcTCTTCTGTACTTGCCCTGGTTCATGAGGGCAACAGTTTAGtctaatacaaaaacaatcattACCTTCCTTTTAACAGTTCTCCATTGTATTCTTTTAAAGGCTATGATGTGCTATATTTTCATGCTGtaaacaaatcccatgaaaagaccaaaaaaaacaatgaattgatcctactGGCAATAACAAGTAgccaaaatctgaaaaaatctTATTCCTCCATGCCAAAGTGCTCCATTACTGTCCgaaactattaaaacacagtaaagcagtgtaatttattttgagtcaatcccacACACAGTGTATTGTCAGTAAACATTCACCACTGctccaaatgtgtattaatccacagCTAAAactagtccccaacaaatgcagtatttaacctcttttttaaaatgaaactatatTTATGTGCATcacatttttaaagatgtaCATCTTCTCGAAGAACCGATGGGCTTGGGGCTGTAATTACTGAGAAATGGACTAAcacactgttggttttggtcttttcatggttGACAGTTTGTTTACAATATAGTCACAAAATTAGAGAACAACCGGAGGCTTATTCTTTAAGCTGCGTGTAAGCCAGAAACTTTCCAAATGTGcttatttgtttttcctttaatatCTGACAGAGATTTATGCGGAGCTGTGTGCCAGAGGGGAGGAACCTGATCTGCTGTCTGTCCTCACAGTCCTCGCATCCACTGTCATCCCTGGATTACCACCAGGTGGAGGCATACAGAGCAAGtaagagacacaaaatgtgtgtgtgtgtgtgtgtgtgtgtgtgtgtgtgtgtgtgtgcgcgcatctATACCCTGTATTGGGAAATTACACCTTGTTActtctgtgtgttacagaaGGAACTGCATTATTTCTGCTTACTATCaacaaagagagacacacaagCCCACACTGCCAAATGTGAGTACAAACGACATATCTGCCCCATTTTAACGATTAGAAGAcatgttattttcttcaatatGCACTGTATTTTCaccattattttctcaattgcCTGTCTGTACAGGGCCTGGGGGGCTCCTGAGAAGCCCTTTTGGATTTTTATCTCAAAGGATCCATGGATCCAAGTGTGCAGTTTGACAGAAAGGCAGCTGATGAACAGACAAGGACGTTTGTTTACATCATGCCAGCAAGCAGAATAACAAATACAATGCAAAAATAGATCTAATAATGCCTGATATGGTTTATATTTATACAAGAAGTTCGTTTTGTAAAACTTACTCAGAGAAACCAATCCAGCAACAAACCTCTGCCTCATATTCAGTGAACAGAAGATACATATGTTTATTTCAAATGACAGTGAATAGCAGCCAACTGTGAAATTGTACATTGGATCAAATAAGGAATGTGAGTATATTTagggttttattttaaagatgaTATTTTAAGAAGTGatataataaaagaataattttaAGGAAAATGTGTTGACTGAAACATTGTCAGTGCTGGCCAAAAGCTAGAGTGCAGCTAACATATATCCATTTGTTTCAACATCTTTTCCCCTCATGGTCGAAAGTGGCAGGCAAATAAACACTGATCAAATATTTCATTCTACTAATTTAAtctcaacacatacacacatttagtcaagaaaaaaaatcacacataaTCTAAACTCTTCTTGAATAGccgtttttgtttattttaaacttgCAGACTAAGATCTACATAGAAGTaatgtttgaaaaatgtgtaatttgttaaaataatttgataTATTATTATCAAAAGAGCTATCCAGCATGTTGCAATTTGATTGTAACCAAAATCCCAAATTATAAGTATCAAAGAATTTTGCCAAATACCCTAAAATCTATATTTTCTGaccaataaatatatatgttatataagTTCTACATGTGCGCATTTTTCATCTAGTAAGCATAATCTATATATTAACCATGTTTCGAAACACATTCTTTGATACAAtgtatgtgaaatgtgtttttttctcccgTAAGTTGGATGATATGTACTGTGCTGCCTTATCCATCTTTTTTATAGAGTTGATAAAATAAACAGCATCAGAACGGGTCATTTTCAGGATGGGTCATTTTATCTGCATCATACCGcattgttatattattttggtgAGATATTTTCTGTGTATAGACGTTACATGTCAGGATTGTTTTAAACCTAAATAAAGAATATTTGACTGACACAACTTGTCGTATTTTTATCCACAATTATTCACTGAAGAACTATTTTTCACAGCGTTTTGAAATTAGTAACAGTCGAGCGTGACCCCTACAAgaaaattaatgatttttttttctggtcaGATCTCTAAGGTATGGAGGAACCTTTTCACATCATCTAAAGCACTGACGAAAACCTGACGCATAGATGATACAGAATGGcacataattaattaaaatgggTTTTCTTGCATAGTAAAGGATCTCCTCAAGCTAGACAAGGAGAGCCTGAATCCTACTCACCGCTCTGTTTATGTGATCCTGCGACTATCTGTACAGCACTTACTGACATAAGGACGTCCTCTACAGGCCACGTTTGATTAAAAGTGCTCTATTGAAAAAACTGTATCGCCGCGCTCTTTCGTGATTACTATGAATTTAAATGATATGCGTTGCTGAAACAAGATGGGCAATTGTGAGCAAtcaactaattaaaatatatctgTAGTGGGCTTAAGAAGCTCTGTTTAAATCACAGTTCAAATATTTTATAGATGCAGCTAGTTTACTGTCTACAAGAGCTGACATTGTGTTTATGTCACTAATACTCACTACCACCTCACATACAACCATATTTATTGAGGAGCTCAGGGGACATGTGCGGCACTCTTAAATCAACAGTCCCCTGTGAGTGCTCCTTCACTGCTTCTTTCATCTGATTGCTTTTGTATGAGCCAATCACTTCAGGACATCAGACCCCTCTTCACAGTTGAATtctttaaattgtatttttgctctctttctctacacagaacaaaatgttttcagttatttgatgTCCAGAATCCAAGCTGGAGGTCTGCTACTATCTGCATAGACTTCTACTGAAATTGCTCAGAGAGGTGCTGAACAGGTGCTAATTGGAAGAAAAATTTATTCTATTCTTACAATTTGGTTTTAACATACTGAGAGGACAAGTTATTTACTTTCTTGAAAACACTCAATAAGGAAATAGGTTGGATTAAGGCTGCAGTATAAAGAACCTAAAGCAATGGACGCAAGAATAACATCTTAATGGTGTTACCTATCCACACTGGTTTCCTGTAGGCGATTATTCATAATGGCTAAGGCCCCCACACCACCAGAGAATCCATTTTGATGGCAGTAGCTCTGTCGTGGGCCCTGATGAGCTGTTTCGCTCAGCTGCTTCTGCAGCAGTGCCAGAGACACCTTATTGGACACCATGAACTCATTGACAGAGATCATCTCTCCTGACAGACGACGGCCCACATACACGCTGTCAGCCACTGCGCCTGCATCTGTCTCGCTGTCACACACTGTCTCCACCGAGCCCTCCGTGTAGCGGTGTCTTCCTGCAGGGCAGTGGGAGGAGATGGGCTGCACGGTGTTGCGTTTCAAGCGTTTTTGCCTGAGGTGTGCGGGCAGGCGCCTCTGGTTATGATTTTTGTTCTGGAGGCAAGGGCAGCAGAGCCACTGGCAGCCAGGTGTAGAGCAGGAACAGGAATGATGCCGCCCTGAGCAAACCAGCTTACCCACGATCCAGGTGAGAGTTTGCTTGATGACAATAGATATGACATTGAAAAGGGAGTAGATACAACACACCCCCATTAAGATGATAAGGCAGTTCCCGAGCCGGTAGGCCTCCTGAGACTCATACTGCTGCTTCTGACTGCTCACCAGGTCCCCAAATCCGATGGTGCTGAAGGCCACAAAACAGAAGTAGAGGGAGTCCACGTAGCTCCAGTTCTCCATGGAGCTGTACAGAGTGGAAGCACTACACGCAATCACAACCGATGCCACACCCAATATTAGCATCACGTAATAGACTGACGGTTTCCAACCCTCCAGGCTGTCCTCCTCGCCGGATGACTCCTCCCTGCTCGACACCACCCCGACTCCAGCACACCTCAGCCGACGCTCATGACACCAGCGCATGATATAAGCTAACATTGTGATGATCCTCTCCAGGAAGAGGTTAAAGAAGAGGATGGTGGCAGCACAGCCAATGAGACCATAGAAGATTAAGAAGATTTTTCCAGCTATGGTCGCTGGTGTGGTCATGCCAAAGCCTGGAGAGTGGAAACAAAAAATCAAAGCTTTAAAGGTCATAGTTGATCAACAGTGACATTTGGGAGTTCTCTCATTAGGACCATCTAAGAACTTTTAAATTAGCATCTCTGAAAAACGAAAAAAAGCTTCTAAACTCACCAATAGTTGAGACCACTGTGCCAACAAAGtagaaagctccagaaaagtCCCAGCGGGGCCTCAACGTGTCCACTCTGATCCCAGCTCCGTTTGCCTCCTCGTACTGCCGCAGCAGAGTGTGCAGGGCACCCAGGTTTACTCTATATCGCCGGGTGAAGTTGTCCAGCTGTTGTTTCCAGAGGTGCCGGGCGTGCAGCTCAAAGGGGTGTTCCAGGGCTGAGAAGATGGCCGCCCCGCACAGTAGGTAGAGCAGGATGAGGCCAGCCAGCAGGCAGAAACGGGCATTGTCTTCATTCACGGGCGCCCTGGGGCAGCAGCAGCCACCAGCAGCCCTCCTCTGAGCCATgagcacagcagcagcacagataTGCCACTGCAACAACATGCACTGCCTCAGCcagtcacacactcacagtatGTGTTGCATGCATTCCCTGCCACGCAACATACACGCATTGGTACTGTATAAAGCACTTTTGGTTTACATACACAGCAAAGCATGCATCTCTAAAATGGTACAGGTTTGGAAAACATCTCTTGAAGGAGGAAACTATGGGCTGCTTTGATCATTTAGGAGAATAATTATGCATCTGAAGAAAATTTTGCCTGtaggaaaacaaaaagatatatattaGTAGTATGTTTACcacaatgtaaatatttttattattttatttagcattAATGTGATTTTCAGCTTAACACAAAGTGATTTCAACCACAAAAACCGGACTGAAAACATGCTTTGGTTAAATCCCATAAATATCATAAAGATGTTCATGATAAGACAACGCTAAATTCAGTGCCACTTTCTGATATGTAATTCATACACACATCAAATAGTCAAAgtttaaagtaaaaagaaacCACACAGTACCTGGTCTCGTCGACAGCTGTGTCCGTTCCCTGAGCGCTGCTGGTCTGCTGTGCTCGTTCCATGGATCGGTTGAACACTGATCAGCAAGTGGAAGCCTCTTGAGGTTTTTTTGTGTAAACTGAAGGGCTGTCTGATGTTTCATCTGTCACACACTGACATCATCATCCCCTGCCCACCCCCTCCATCTTCGAGCAACCATCtcttcattttaaaaagctcTAGTCCTATTTTCCAAGCCTTCATTGCACCTCAACTTAACTTCGCCTTAAAGCACTACAAGTGACAAAAGGTTTGCTTTGAATTAATTGCTCCTTTAATCGGTTACAATCTGCCAAGCCCGGAACAAGGTGTTTCAAGTCCTGACTGAAGTGTAGCATAAACCTTGATTCTCCTCTGCCACGCTAATGTGTGTAATTACCAGAAGCTCACCAGTTTTAACAGGACAAATTTAAGTGGGGTGAAATATAAGAGCAGAACTTGCCGCTGTATATCTTTACCGTTGAGCAAGGCACTCAACTCAAAAATGCTCCAGTGAGGTTTGTTCAGTAGCCATCAGATCAGACTGTGGTAGTGCTGTGCAGCTTCCAACCCCTCTCAGAGggctttttgttgttgctgcagaCTGTGTGGGAGGATTTGTTGAGCATGACTTTCAGTTTCTCTGTCTGTTCATCCCTTTAATCTCGTCTGGTGCTGCACGTAAGGGCAGGGGTTCCCTCTGCCTGCCGTCTGATGGCTGAATGACAGGAGTGGACAGGTGTGGAAGACAGAGTGCACATCTGCCTTCATCTCACCAGTCAGCCCTGTATCAGATGCTGAACTTTAGAGTCTGTTTAATATTCTGATCTGTTCAGGTTTTACAGTACTGCATACCCAACACTTTTACTTGATAGTTTAATGACTGTTGATGTATGTGAGTATGTACCGATATCTGCATGAATCCAACGCATGACTTTCTCAACAGAATTGATTTGCAATAGatttaacaatttaaattaCTTTCTAAAAGGCTTAATGTAGCACACAACAAATCTATATATATGATCCAGGATTTAAATATGACATTCGCACAAAATTAACAAACCATTCACCTTTCAAGTACTCCCAACTAACCCTAATATGCAGTTtactaaaacattttcttaattctttattatgtttattgatttatttagagACAGTGCATGTCAATAAGCAGCGCTGTTAATGTGCGATTAAGCCAATTTGCTAATTTTCATCTCAAGTCAATCTGCTATTTGTCAAGCTGATTCATTTTGACTGATCAGTTGTAACATATGAAGGCAAAAAAGGGAAATTCTGCTTGATGCTGATGTTTTCATTGATCCAGAACAGCAGAAACATCAAATGCCATCTACCTTGGTGCCTCAGAAAAGGATATTAACAGCTGGTTTTCAAGAGGTCACCGTGATCAACAGCACTATGCGCAAAGGTCTAATCTCAATGGACTACAACAAACACCCTATCTAATACTGGTCTCAACTACACTACATTATGTATAGTTGGcgtaaacatttaaatgaaattgcAACAactttgcattttaattttcacaCACTCAAATGGTTCTATGACcatataaatgaacattttaaaatgttagacatttaattttctcaagtcatggaaaatatttaaatttaaattgaaattaTAATAGTGAGGCATTCAAATTCAGAAAATAAGTCCAATTTTTTGCATCATACTCTTAGCACCATTTTAATGGCAGTGTGACGTTTAAACTACCAAAAATCTCAAGCCAGAGGGGGCAGCCATATCTTTGGCTTTTAattgctgtgtgtttcctgAAAATAATGAGCAGCTCATCTCAAGACAGTCGGGCAAGTTAGTGTTACTGTCAGTGCAGTACAGGTGAGTCTATTCAGTAGTCAAAATTCACAAGGCTCGGGTTGCTCTGCACCCCATAAATCACCGTTGACCTTTTGACCAACGTTGTCGTCCTAATTTATTGACAACGATCTGTTCTTATTACAAAATACGAACAGATTGTTCGTATTTTGTAATATTGTAGTAGTATTTTGTacattgtatttttgtacaatCTGTTCGTATTTACTTGATAACCCCTTTTGCAAAAACGTTTT harbors:
- the ppm1nb gene encoding protein phosphatase, Mg2+/Mn2+ dependent, 1Nb (putative) produces the protein MRTARKGSVEMPAFMRQLVKETEKRVSSFFKAGRGGAAVGEPPVVGEKEEAIPSPYLDRPVLDKLAEEGCARWGLTYALGSMQGWRANMEDFHNCVPQLGGDLADWSFFAVFDGHAGSTVAQYCSQHLLGHILATGGMGPEDDPEKVRGAIIEGFLQTDKHLLSVARREGWERGGTTVVATLISPYYIYFANCGDSRAMLCRSGQVCFSTEDHKPYSPLEKERIESAGGSVTIQRINGSLAVSRALGDFSYKGAENRTPTQQMVSPEPEVCVVERSPADEFLVLACDGVWDTISNEELCAFIHNRLRVCTDLRDVCTQVIDLCLYKGSLDNISIILLCFPGAPQLSAEALHQEAELEDLLESKVAEIYAELCARGEEPDLLSVLTVLASTVIPGLPPGGGIQSKRNCIISAYYQQRETHKPTLPNGLGGS
- the kcnk12l gene encoding potassium channel subfamily K member 13; its protein translation is MAQRRAAGGCCCPRAPVNEDNARFCLLAGLILLYLLCGAAIFSALEHPFELHARHLWKQQLDNFTRRYRVNLGALHTLLRQYEEANGAGIRVDTLRPRWDFSGAFYFVGTVVSTIGFGMTTPATIAGKIFLIFYGLIGCAATILFFNLFLERIITMLAYIMRWCHERRLRCAGVGVVSSREESSGEEDSLEGWKPSVYYVMLILGVASVVIACSASTLYSSMENWSYVDSLYFCFVAFSTIGFGDLVSSQKQQYESQEAYRLGNCLIILMGVCCIYSLFNVISIVIKQTLTWIVGKLVCSGRHAHLRQKRLKRNTVQPISSHCPAGRHRYTEGSVETVCDSETDAGAVADSVYVGRRLSGEMISVNEFMVSNKVSLALLQKQLSETAHQGPRQSYCHQNGFSGGVGALAIMNNRLQETSVDR